A window of Marinobacter salarius contains these coding sequences:
- a CDS encoding tetratricopeptide repeat protein: MHKSALLLGTCLLGLSLSGCAFLQDNQESQSTSSPDDATASSAEPSPDIRYADFEPEELYLLLSGEIAAQRGRFDVTLVNYMKAAQQSRDLGVIERTMRIAQSLNADNAQQQLAALWLEVAPDNMQAHRISAIQAVKKNELETALSHMEQIMDLGGDADFDSLAAMAGNLPPEQQQELLDLYQKLEQRHPDNPELQYSISLLLKVTGEPQQALAKLEPLLDSKPDFQPALILKGDLLYQTDQKQQALDHLRANTRQFPDNRQMGTLYGRMLIGEGELQTAQNEFRRLVKRFPDVPGLRLSHALVALENDQIALAEEELTRLIEQGHHSDEAHYYLGRIADEEDENEQAIGYYRNVEKGNYYFPALARASELMAEQGELDEALADIREIRNNNPEQEENFRLLEINLLLDRDHDERALQAANEALESFPGNVRIRYARAMLLDSMDKPEQAEADLRTIIEEQPDNAVALNALGYILTTRTDRLDEARDYIERALAIDPENPAILDSMGWVLYLQGNTDESLSYLSRAWEAYADPEVAAHYGEALWQTGNQEQARSIWREGFEQDPDHPILTETVERLTGEPSL, translated from the coding sequence ATGCATAAGTCTGCATTACTGCTTGGTACCTGCCTGCTTGGGCTTTCCCTGTCCGGCTGCGCTTTTCTTCAGGACAACCAGGAATCGCAATCCACCTCGTCGCCTGATGACGCCACTGCATCATCCGCGGAACCGTCACCGGACATCCGTTATGCCGATTTTGAGCCGGAAGAACTGTACCTGCTGCTCTCCGGCGAGATAGCCGCCCAGCGGGGTCGATTTGACGTCACGCTTGTCAATTACATGAAGGCGGCACAGCAATCCCGCGACCTGGGCGTGATTGAGCGGACCATGCGCATTGCCCAGTCACTGAACGCCGATAACGCGCAGCAACAATTGGCGGCGCTGTGGCTGGAGGTAGCTCCGGACAACATGCAGGCACATCGTATCTCCGCCATCCAGGCTGTAAAAAAGAACGAACTGGAGACCGCCCTGAGCCATATGGAACAGATCATGGATCTGGGCGGCGACGCGGATTTTGACAGCCTGGCCGCGATGGCCGGCAACCTGCCGCCGGAACAACAGCAGGAACTGCTCGACCTATACCAGAAACTGGAGCAGCGCCACCCTGACAACCCGGAACTGCAATACAGCATTTCCCTTCTACTGAAGGTAACGGGCGAGCCCCAGCAAGCCCTCGCCAAACTGGAGCCCCTTCTGGACAGCAAGCCGGATTTCCAGCCGGCACTGATACTCAAGGGCGACCTGCTCTACCAGACCGACCAGAAACAACAGGCCCTGGATCATCTGAGGGCGAATACACGGCAATTCCCAGACAATCGCCAGATGGGAACCCTCTATGGCCGCATGCTGATCGGTGAAGGCGAACTGCAAACCGCCCAGAACGAATTCCGACGGCTGGTCAAACGCTTCCCCGACGTTCCCGGACTGCGACTCTCCCACGCCCTGGTCGCACTTGAAAACGATCAGATCGCACTGGCCGAGGAAGAGCTGACACGCCTGATCGAACAAGGCCATCATAGTGATGAGGCTCATTACTACCTCGGGCGGATTGCCGATGAGGAAGACGAAAACGAGCAGGCCATCGGCTACTACAGAAATGTCGAGAAAGGTAACTATTATTTCCCGGCCCTGGCCCGTGCCAGTGAACTCATGGCGGAACAGGGAGAGCTGGACGAAGCCCTGGCCGACATTCGCGAGATCCGGAACAATAACCCTGAACAGGAAGAGAATTTCCGCCTGCTGGAAATCAACCTCCTGCTGGATAGGGACCATGATGAGCGAGCTCTCCAGGCGGCCAATGAAGCTTTGGAATCTTTCCCTGGCAATGTCCGCATTCGCTACGCCCGTGCCATGCTGCTCGACTCCATGGATAAGCCAGAGCAGGCCGAAGCCGATCTGAGAACAATCATCGAGGAACAGCCCGACAACGCCGTGGCACTCAACGCGCTGGGTTATATCCTTACCACCCGCACGGACCGACTCGATGAAGCCAGGGACTATATTGAGAGAGCCCTGGCCATCGATCCGGAGAACCCTGCCATACTCGATAGCATGGGCTGGGTACTGTATCTGCAGGGCAACACCGACGAGTCACTGAGCTATCTGTCACGTGCCTGGGAGGCCTACGCTGACCCGGAAGTAGCCGCTCATTACGGCGAAGCGCTCTGGCAAACCGGCAATCAGGAACAGGCCCGCTCGATCTGGAGAGAAGGCTTCGAGCAGGACCCGGACCACCCGATACTGACTGAAACTGTTGAAAGGCTGACCGGGGAGCCGTCCCTGTGA
- the prfA gene encoding peptide chain release factor 1 — protein MKSSIQSRLEQLVDRFEEVSALLSDQGTIANQDKFRDLSREFAEIEPIVHCFQAWQKSRDDVKEATELARDGDADMRAMAEEELGLAEQKSEELDEELQRLMLPKDPNDGKNVFLEVRAGTGGDEAAIFAGDLFKMYMRYAERQRWQVEVISANEGEHGGYKEIIARIAGSAVYGALKFESGAHRVQRVPETESQGRIHTSACTVAVMPEADETEAVEINKSDLRVDTFRASGAGGQHVNKTDSAIRITHIPSGIVVECQEERSQHKNRAKAMSFLASRLQNEEIERQQKTMAATRKSLVGSGDRSERIRTYNFPQGRVTDHRINLTLYKLDEVISGDLDAVIMPLQQEHQADLLASLADD, from the coding sequence ATGAAGTCATCGATTCAGTCCCGCCTCGAGCAGCTTGTTGACCGCTTCGAGGAAGTCAGCGCGTTGCTGAGCGATCAGGGTACTATTGCCAACCAGGATAAATTCCGCGACCTGTCCCGGGAATTTGCCGAGATTGAACCCATCGTTCACTGCTTCCAGGCATGGCAGAAATCCCGTGACGATGTTAAGGAAGCCACCGAACTGGCCCGCGACGGTGACGCCGACATGCGAGCCATGGCGGAAGAGGAGTTGGGCCTGGCGGAACAGAAGAGCGAGGAACTGGACGAAGAGCTCCAGCGCCTGATGCTGCCCAAGGACCCCAACGATGGCAAGAACGTATTCCTGGAGGTTCGTGCCGGCACTGGGGGCGATGAGGCGGCGATTTTCGCCGGTGACCTGTTCAAGATGTACATGCGTTATGCCGAACGCCAGCGTTGGCAGGTTGAGGTTATCAGCGCCAATGAGGGTGAGCATGGCGGCTACAAGGAAATCATTGCCCGCATTGCTGGTAGTGCAGTCTATGGGGCACTCAAGTTTGAATCCGGTGCCCACCGGGTACAGCGGGTGCCGGAGACCGAATCCCAGGGCCGAATTCACACCTCCGCCTGCACGGTGGCGGTGATGCCGGAGGCGGATGAAACCGAGGCCGTTGAAATCAACAAGTCCGACCTGCGGGTGGACACCTTCCGAGCCTCTGGCGCCGGTGGTCAGCACGTCAACAAGACTGATTCGGCGATTCGTATTACCCATATTCCCTCGGGCATTGTGGTGGAGTGTCAGGAAGAACGCTCCCAGCACAAGAATCGGGCCAAAGCGATGAGTTTCCTGGCATCGCGCCTCCAGAATGAGGAAATTGAACGCCAGCAGAAAACCATGGCGGCCACCCGCAAGAGCCTGGTGGGCAGTGGCGATCGCTCAGAGCGAATCCGCACCTATAACTTCCCCCAGGGGCGGGTGACCGACCACCGCATCAACCTGACGCTGTACAAGCTGGATGAGGTTATTTCCGGCGATCTTGATGCCGTCATCATGCCTTTGCAGCAGGAACACCAGGCCGATCTGTTGGCCTCCCTGGCTGATGATTGA
- the hemA gene encoding glutamyl-tRNA reductase → MALVTLGINHRTAPVELRERVAFTPERMAEAFAELRATSGASEAAILSTCNRTELYLAGDDDCAPAVLQWLAGFHDMEAADLEDVLYVHRDSDAVRHIMRVASGLDSMVLGEPQILGQLKDAYALAREHEASGAFLSRLFEHTFSVAKRVRTQTAIGENPVSVAYAAVSMAHHIFADMSRNRALLIGAGKTIELVARHLADAGVKNFLVANRTLERAQALADSRGGQGIMLSDIPEHLANVDIIISSTASPLPILGKGAVERALKKRKHRPYFMVDIAVPRDIEPEVGSLADVYLYTVDDLRQVIEENVRSREGAAREAENMVADGVQQFLSQLRALDAVSTLKQFRQRAEALRDGETEKAIRALRNGADPETVMRSMARGLTNKLLHEPSIQVRKATTEGRTEVTQWLRELHQLDVLDADAPITPEKL, encoded by the coding sequence ATGGCACTGGTCACCCTCGGAATCAATCATCGCACCGCACCGGTAGAGTTGCGTGAGCGCGTCGCGTTCACGCCCGAGCGTATGGCCGAGGCGTTTGCCGAACTGCGTGCCACTTCCGGCGCCAGCGAGGCGGCGATCCTGTCTACCTGCAACCGCACCGAACTGTATCTGGCCGGAGATGACGACTGTGCCCCGGCGGTATTGCAGTGGTTGGCGGGGTTTCATGACATGGAGGCGGCAGACCTGGAAGACGTGCTCTACGTACATCGGGACTCAGACGCCGTGCGCCACATCATGCGGGTTGCGTCGGGGCTGGACTCCATGGTGCTTGGAGAGCCGCAAATTCTCGGCCAGCTCAAGGACGCCTATGCCCTCGCTCGCGAGCATGAGGCGAGCGGTGCGTTCCTGTCCCGTCTGTTCGAACATACGTTCTCCGTTGCCAAGCGGGTGCGCACGCAGACTGCTATTGGCGAAAACCCGGTGTCGGTGGCCTACGCTGCGGTCAGCATGGCGCATCACATCTTTGCGGATATGTCCCGCAATCGGGCCTTGCTGATTGGCGCCGGCAAAACCATTGAGCTGGTCGCGAGGCATCTGGCCGACGCTGGCGTGAAAAATTTCCTGGTTGCCAATCGTACCCTGGAACGTGCCCAGGCGCTGGCGGACTCCCGTGGCGGGCAGGGCATTATGCTCTCCGACATTCCAGAACACCTGGCAAATGTGGACATCATCATTTCCTCCACTGCCAGCCCGTTGCCTATCCTTGGCAAGGGCGCCGTGGAGCGTGCGCTTAAAAAGCGCAAGCATCGCCCCTATTTCATGGTGGATATCGCCGTTCCCAGGGATATCGAACCCGAGGTGGGTTCCCTGGCTGATGTCTATCTCTATACCGTTGACGACTTGCGGCAGGTTATCGAGGAGAACGTTCGTTCCCGAGAGGGCGCCGCGCGGGAAGCCGAGAACATGGTTGCTGATGGCGTACAGCAGTTCCTGAGCCAGCTACGGGCCCTGGATGCTGTCTCCACCCTCAAGCAGTTCCGTCAGCGGGCCGAAGCCCTGAGAGACGGGGAGACCGAAAAGGCCATCCGCGCCCTGCGTAATGGCGCAGACCCCGAAACCGTGATGCGAAGCATGGCCCGGGGGTTGACCAACAAATTACTGCACGAGCCGTCCATCCAGGTCCGCAAGGCCACCACGGAGGGCAGAACCGAAGTCACTCAATGGCTCAGAGAGCTGCATCAGCTTGATGTGCTGGATGCCGACGCGCCCATCACCCCGGAAAAACTATGA
- the prmC gene encoding peptide chain release factor N(5)-glutamine methyltransferase, with translation MIDKPLACEALLTEAAGLIGGDSPRLDAELLLGYVTGWSRTTFRAWPEREVDAALVARFRTLVERRCEGHPIAHLLGEQEFWSLPLKVNPSTLIPRPDTECLVEAALALDLPRNANVLDLGTGTGAIALALASEQPGWRVSACDAVRKAVALATDNADRLGLPVTVRQSNWFEDLPSVAFDLIVSNPPYIAGNDVHLGEGDVRFEPASALVAGDDGLDDIRRITAEAPAWLSLGGWLILEHGYEQGAAVRQLFTDAGFTCVETRQDYGRRDRFTLGRKQDAER, from the coding sequence ATGATTGACAAACCCCTGGCCTGTGAGGCGTTGCTGACAGAAGCTGCCGGGCTTATTGGCGGTGATTCTCCGCGCCTCGATGCTGAGCTACTACTGGGTTATGTGACGGGTTGGTCCCGAACCACTTTCCGGGCCTGGCCCGAGCGTGAGGTGGACGCGGCCCTGGTTGCCCGCTTCAGAACCCTTGTGGAACGACGCTGTGAAGGCCACCCGATTGCACACCTGCTGGGCGAACAGGAATTCTGGTCACTCCCGCTGAAGGTCAATCCATCCACACTGATTCCCCGCCCGGATACTGAATGCCTGGTGGAGGCAGCGCTGGCGCTGGATTTACCGAGAAATGCCAATGTGCTGGATCTTGGTACCGGCACGGGTGCCATCGCACTGGCTTTGGCCAGCGAGCAACCCGGCTGGCGGGTTTCCGCCTGCGACGCCGTCCGGAAAGCTGTGGCTCTCGCAACCGACAACGCCGACCGGTTGGGCCTGCCGGTGACGGTGCGACAAAGCAACTGGTTCGAGGACTTACCATCAGTTGCTTTTGATCTCATCGTTTCCAATCCACCGTACATCGCAGGGAATGATGTCCACCTGGGAGAGGGCGATGTGCGCTTCGAGCCGGCGTCGGCCCTGGTGGCCGGCGATGACGGCCTTGACGATATCCGGCGGATAACCGCCGAAGCCCCCGCTTGGCTCTCGCTTGGGGGCTGGTTGATACTGGAACACGGCTATGAACAGGGAGCGGCTGTGCGGCAGCTTTTTACCGATGCGGGATTCACCTGTGTGGAAACCCGCCAGGACTACGGCCGGCGTGACCGCTTCACCCTTGGGAGAAAACAAGATGCTGAACGATGA